One part of the Vidua chalybeata isolate OUT-0048 chromosome 11, bVidCha1 merged haplotype, whole genome shotgun sequence genome encodes these proteins:
- the ACD gene encoding adrenocortical dysplasia protein homolog isoform X3: MAAAAAPPGGASPGLAAGERLVCADKNVASPKVYILQPWIADLLVNYEQLDERENFLVGQVVRVLSDSSAAGQPGDLQDAVVQVSDGSCFIRVVITAEALQAEENAHLQLRLSSLNCRIIVLQKYTVCFQDEARLEDCEFYLTAQQFIVLPMQRQRMESSDGNQDPSVVKKIKELWLRNLAVRNAPSSEPSVSQLIDAIGQNQLEILKENAEECLDLWKSKEKPVTVEDEVPITQWEAERKKEQGEDVFTVPVSALVIPPEEEAVVCDSSEAASAGYTDTSQAAPGKSSDDRTVPGDLSVVSQISCATSPTLSDSLEGSLDNPWNRMPSLSLTPSSSDEKTFQPDPSLKTQKDVAADSNTTDLLEVCSQSSPKGSPRAGPAQTSSLSLLHCYSNPSPAEISTSEAAPAAEAARGALCADQGQQGSRGSQATLPTLSPVFPVLPSSSLQSPPGRIPHREQACSSGTASSTDVLKPGLAHARTKGGETVGAKRKLVEEDEPSGQQHLPGTSKGRGRGRGKSSWGAKKRKKETRLRHRKKLEEEEEEEEEMEKEEEEEQASPARAGPSSRLEQCTAPEPFVERPLQYQYEAPSPELCQQVQSIRISKAMLKWACWILTEEEDS, encoded by the exons atggcggcggcggccgctccGCCGGGCGGGGCGAGcccggggctggcggcgggGGAGCG TCTTGTGTGTGCAGACAAGAATGTGGCTTCTCCCAAAGTCTACATCCTGCAGCCATGGATTGCTGACCTCTTGGTGAATTACGAGCAACTGGATGAGCGTGAGAATTTCCTGGTTGGGCAGGTGGTGAGG GTCTTGAGTGACTCAAGTGCTGCTGGCCAGCCTGGGGACCTCCAGGACGCTGTGGTGCAGGTCTCTGACGGATCCTGCTTCATCCGTGTGGTCATTACAGCCGaagctctgcaggcagaggaaaa cGCCCACCTGCAGCTCAGGCTGTCCAGCCTTAATTGCAGAATTATCGTCCTGCAGAAGTACACGGTGTGTTTTCAGGACGAGGCCAGACTG GAGGACTGCGAGTTTTACCTCACGGCCCAGCAGTTCATCGTGCTGCCCATGCAGAGGCAGAGGATGGAATCATCCGACGG GAACCAGGACCCCTCTGTGGTGAAGAAGATAAAGGAGCTCTGGCT GAGGAATCTTGCTGTGAGGAATGCTCCCAGCTCAG AGCCCTCTGTCTCTCAGCTGATTGATGCCATAGGACAGAACCAGCTGgagattttgaaggaaaatgcCGAGGAATGCTTGGATTTATggaaatcaaaggagaagccagTGACAGTGGAGGACGAGGTTCCCATCACCCAGTGGGAGGCAGAGCGCAAGAAGGAG CAGGGTGAGGACGTTTTCACGGTCCCAGTCAGTGCCCTGGTGATCCCTCCTGAGGAGGAGGCAGTTGTTTGTGATTCTTCTGAGGCAGCATCTGCAGGGTACACAG ATACAAGccaagcagctcctggaaagAGTAGTGATGACAGGACAGTGCCAGGGGACCTGAGTGTTGTATCTCAAATCAGCT GTGCCACATCACCGACCTTGTCAGACAGCCTGGAGGGATCCCTGGACAACCCCTGGAACAGGATGCCCTCATTGTCTTTGACCCCGAGCTCTTCAGATG AGAAGACCTTTCAACCTGACCCTTCCCTGAAGACCCAAAAGGATGTGGCTGCTGACAGCAACACCACCGACCTGTTGGAAGTGTGTAGCCAGAGCTCTCCCAAGGGCTCGCCCcgggcagggccagcacagacctcctctctgtccctgctgcactgCTACAGCAATCCCAGTCCGGCGGAGATCAGCACCAGTGAGGCGGCACCAGCTGCGGAGGCAGCCCGGGGTGCCCTGTGTGCTGATCAAGGCcagcagggatccaggggctcTCAGGCCACCCTGCCCACTCTTTCTCCAGTTTTTCCAGTcttgcccagcagcagcttgcaATCGCCACCTGGCAGGATTCCTCACAGGGAGCAGGCCTGCTCCAGTGGCACAGCTTCCTCTACAGATGTGTTGAAGCCTGGACTGGCTCACGCCAGGACAAAGGGAGGAGAGACTGTGGGTGCCAAGAGGAAGCTGGTGGAGGAAGATGAGCCCAGTgggcagcagcatctcccaggcACTTCaaagggcagggggagaggCAGAGGCAAGAGCTCATGGGGtgcaaagaagaggaaaaaggagacaaGACTGCGGCATAGAAAGAAGcttgaggaggaagaggaggaggaggaggaaatggagaaggaggaggaggaagagcaagCATCCCCCGCA
- the LOC128793642 gene encoding C-factor-like — translation MAALARSVLVTGSSRGIGLELVRQLAASPRPPQHVFATCRDPKGPRGKALQELAAQHSSIKLVQLADTVNLHSIQRAVRDVGYHLKDQGLNLLINNAGISSHATLSSLDSQEMLDVFATNVVGPLQVVKEFLPLLEQAAKAAGQEGLSCSRAAVINISSKLGSIGLCLRVPEAPMYPYRASKAAQNMVTRCLAAELQDKGILCVAIHPGWVKTDMGTEEAPLTVEDSVRGILTVLASLSQDTSGAFLDWEGNSLPW, via the exons ATGGCTGCGCTGGCTCGGAGCGTCCTGGTGACAGGGTCCAGCCGGGGCATCGGACTGGAGCTCGTGCGGCAGCTCGCCGccagcccccggcccccccagCACGTCTTTGCCACCTGCCGCGACCCCAAGGGTCCAAGAGGGAAG GCCCTGCAAGAACTAGCTGCCCAGCACTCCAGCATCAAACTGGTCCAGCTAG CTG ACACAGTGAATTTGCACAGCATCCAAAGAGCCGTGCGGGATGTGGGGTATCATCTGAAGGACCAGGGCTTGAACCTGCTCATCAACAACGCAGGCATCAGCTCCCACGCCACACTGTCCTCCCTGGACTCGCAGGAGATGCTCGACGTGTTTGCCACCAATGTGGTTGGGCCACTCCAGGTTGTCAAG GAATTTCTGCCgctcctggagcaggcagcaaaGGCCGCAGGACAGGAGggtctgagctgcagcagggccgCTGTCATCAACATCTCCTCCAAACTGGGCTCCATCGGGCTGTGCCTCCGCGTGCCAGAGGCCCCCATGTACCCGTACCGGGCCAGCAAG GCTGCCCAGAACATGGTGACGAGGTGCTTGGCTGCAGAACTCCAGGACAAGGGGATCTTGTGTGTGGCCATCCATCCTGGCTGGGTGAAGACTGACATGGGCACAGAGGAG GCACCGCTGACAGTGGAGGACAGTGTGAGGGGCATCCTGACTGTGCTGGCCAGCCTCTCCCAGGACACCTCTGGAGCCTTCCTCGACTGGGAAGGGAACAGCCTGCCCTGGTGA
- the ACD gene encoding adrenocortical dysplasia protein homolog isoform X1 produces the protein MAAAAAPPGGASPGLAAGERLVCADKNVASPKVYILQPWIADLLVNYEQLDERENFLVGQVVRVLSDSSAAGQPGDLQDAVVQVSDGSCFIRVVITAEALQAEENAHLQLRLSSLNCRIIVLQKYTVCFQDEARLEDCEFYLTAQQFIVLPMQRQRMESSDGNQDPSVVKKIKELWLRNLAVRNAPSSEPSVSQLIDAIGQNQLEILKENAEECLDLWKSKEKPVTVEDEVPITQWEAERKKEQGEDVFTVPVSALVIPPEEEAVVCDSSEAASAGYTDTSQAAPGKSSDDRTVPGDLSVVSQISFCLHSRGAPALGSSSWPPMNAPDPIQPLVSSTVGSAHLLGLSGGGATSPTLSDSLEGSLDNPWNRMPSLSLTPSSSDEKTFQPDPSLKTQKDVAADSNTTDLLEVCSQSSPKGSPRAGPAQTSSLSLLHCYSNPSPAEISTSEAAPAAEAARGALCADQGQQGSRGSQATLPTLSPVFPVLPSSSLQSPPGRIPHREQACSSGTASSTDVLKPGLAHARTKGGETVGAKRKLVEEDEPSGQQHLPGTSKGRGRGRGKSSWGAKKRKKETRLRHRKKLEEEEEEEEEMEKEEEEEQASPARAGPSSRLEQCTAPEPFVERPLQYQYEAPSPELCQQVQSIRISKAMLKWACWILTEEEDS, from the exons atggcggcggcggccgctccGCCGGGCGGGGCGAGcccggggctggcggcgggGGAGCG TCTTGTGTGTGCAGACAAGAATGTGGCTTCTCCCAAAGTCTACATCCTGCAGCCATGGATTGCTGACCTCTTGGTGAATTACGAGCAACTGGATGAGCGTGAGAATTTCCTGGTTGGGCAGGTGGTGAGG GTCTTGAGTGACTCAAGTGCTGCTGGCCAGCCTGGGGACCTCCAGGACGCTGTGGTGCAGGTCTCTGACGGATCCTGCTTCATCCGTGTGGTCATTACAGCCGaagctctgcaggcagaggaaaa cGCCCACCTGCAGCTCAGGCTGTCCAGCCTTAATTGCAGAATTATCGTCCTGCAGAAGTACACGGTGTGTTTTCAGGACGAGGCCAGACTG GAGGACTGCGAGTTTTACCTCACGGCCCAGCAGTTCATCGTGCTGCCCATGCAGAGGCAGAGGATGGAATCATCCGACGG GAACCAGGACCCCTCTGTGGTGAAGAAGATAAAGGAGCTCTGGCT GAGGAATCTTGCTGTGAGGAATGCTCCCAGCTCAG AGCCCTCTGTCTCTCAGCTGATTGATGCCATAGGACAGAACCAGCTGgagattttgaaggaaaatgcCGAGGAATGCTTGGATTTATggaaatcaaaggagaagccagTGACAGTGGAGGACGAGGTTCCCATCACCCAGTGGGAGGCAGAGCGCAAGAAGGAG CAGGGTGAGGACGTTTTCACGGTCCCAGTCAGTGCCCTGGTGATCCCTCCTGAGGAGGAGGCAGTTGTTTGTGATTCTTCTGAGGCAGCATCTGCAGGGTACACAG ATACAAGccaagcagctcctggaaagAGTAGTGATGACAGGACAGTGCCAGGGGACCTGAGTGTTGTATCTCAAATCAGCT tcTGTCtccatagcagaggtgctccagcccttggatCATCCTCATGGCCTCCTATGAACGCTCCAGATCCCATCCAGCCTTTAGTTTCCTCTACAGTTGGCTCAGCCCATCTCCTTGGATTGAGTGGAGGAG GTGCCACATCACCGACCTTGTCAGACAGCCTGGAGGGATCCCTGGACAACCCCTGGAACAGGATGCCCTCATTGTCTTTGACCCCGAGCTCTTCAGATG AGAAGACCTTTCAACCTGACCCTTCCCTGAAGACCCAAAAGGATGTGGCTGCTGACAGCAACACCACCGACCTGTTGGAAGTGTGTAGCCAGAGCTCTCCCAAGGGCTCGCCCcgggcagggccagcacagacctcctctctgtccctgctgcactgCTACAGCAATCCCAGTCCGGCGGAGATCAGCACCAGTGAGGCGGCACCAGCTGCGGAGGCAGCCCGGGGTGCCCTGTGTGCTGATCAAGGCcagcagggatccaggggctcTCAGGCCACCCTGCCCACTCTTTCTCCAGTTTTTCCAGTcttgcccagcagcagcttgcaATCGCCACCTGGCAGGATTCCTCACAGGGAGCAGGCCTGCTCCAGTGGCACAGCTTCCTCTACAGATGTGTTGAAGCCTGGACTGGCTCACGCCAGGACAAAGGGAGGAGAGACTGTGGGTGCCAAGAGGAAGCTGGTGGAGGAAGATGAGCCCAGTgggcagcagcatctcccaggcACTTCaaagggcagggggagaggCAGAGGCAAGAGCTCATGGGGtgcaaagaagaggaaaaaggagacaaGACTGCGGCATAGAAAGAAGcttgaggaggaagaggaggaggaggaggaaatggagaaggaggaggaggaagagcaagCATCCCCCGCA
- the LOC128793723 gene encoding C-factor-like, translated as MAGLHVRSLLVTGANRGIGLGLVQHFLRMPNPPQWIFASCRDPKGQRAQELQNLASKHSNVIIIPLEVAEPTSIKAAAAKVGEHLGGSGLNLLINNAGIVKLNTLDTETLEDMREIYTTNTVGPLLMGQAFLPLLKKAAQGSPGSGLSCSKAAIVNMSSIGGSITSSFDWELIQITSYRCSKAALNMLSRCQSLAYKEHGILCIALHPGWVQTDMGSSAGHTPPVTVDDSVQGMLKVLSSLSEKDTGAFLDWEGNVIPW; from the exons atgGCAGGGCTCCACGTCCGCTCCCTTCTGGTGACTGGAGCCAACCGAGGCATCGGCCTGGGGCTCGTCCAGCATTTCCTGAGGATGCCAAACCCACCACAGTGGATCTTTGCAAGCTGTCGGGACCCCAAGGGACAGAGAGCACAG GAGTTACAGAATTTGGCCTCCAAGCACTCCAACGTCATCATCATCCCGCTCG AAGTCGCTGAGCCCACCAGCAtcaaggcagctgcagccaagGTTGGGGAGCACCTGGGGGGCTCCGGGCTGAACCTCCTCATCAACAATGCTGGAATTGTGAAGCTGAACACACTTGATACTGAAACATTAGAGGACATGAGGGAGATTTACACCACCAACACGGTTGGACCCCTGCTGATGGGCCAG GCATTTCTGCCCTTGCTGAAGAAGGCTGCCCAGGGGAGCCCAggctcagggctgagctgcagcaaggCTGCCATCGTCAACATGTCCAGCATTGGCGGCTCCATCACTTCTTCCTTTGACTGGGAGTTGATACAAATCACCTCGTACCGCTGCAGCAAG GCTGCTCTGAACATGCTGAGCAGGTGCCAGTCCCTGGCGTACAAGGAGCACGGCATCCTCTGCATCGCTCTCCACCCCGGCTGGGTGCAAACTGACATGGGCAGCTCTGCCGGGCACACG ccccctgtgACAGTGGATGACAGCGTGCAAGGGATGCTGAAggtcctctcctccctctctgaGAAGGACACCGGCGCCTTCCTGGACTGGGAAGGGAACGTCATACCCTGGTGA
- the ACD gene encoding adrenocortical dysplasia protein homolog isoform X2: MAAAAAPPGGASPGLAAGERLVCADKNVASPKVYILQPWIADLLVNYEQLDERENFLVGQVVRVLSDSSAAGQPGDLQDAVVQVSDGSCFIRVVITAEALQAEENAHLQLRLSSLNCRIIVLQKYTVCFQDEARLEDCEFYLTAQQFIVLPMQRQRMESSDGNQDPSVVKKIKELWLRNLAVRNAPSSEPSVSQLIDAIGQNQLEILKENAEECLDLWKSKEKPVTVEDEVPITQWEAERKKEGEDVFTVPVSALVIPPEEEAVVCDSSEAASAGYTDTSQAAPGKSSDDRTVPGDLSVVSQISFCLHSRGAPALGSSSWPPMNAPDPIQPLVSSTVGSAHLLGLSGGGATSPTLSDSLEGSLDNPWNRMPSLSLTPSSSDEKTFQPDPSLKTQKDVAADSNTTDLLEVCSQSSPKGSPRAGPAQTSSLSLLHCYSNPSPAEISTSEAAPAAEAARGALCADQGQQGSRGSQATLPTLSPVFPVLPSSSLQSPPGRIPHREQACSSGTASSTDVLKPGLAHARTKGGETVGAKRKLVEEDEPSGQQHLPGTSKGRGRGRGKSSWGAKKRKKETRLRHRKKLEEEEEEEEEMEKEEEEEQASPARAGPSSRLEQCTAPEPFVERPLQYQYEAPSPELCQQVQSIRISKAMLKWACWILTEEEDS; the protein is encoded by the exons atggcggcggcggccgctccGCCGGGCGGGGCGAGcccggggctggcggcgggGGAGCG TCTTGTGTGTGCAGACAAGAATGTGGCTTCTCCCAAAGTCTACATCCTGCAGCCATGGATTGCTGACCTCTTGGTGAATTACGAGCAACTGGATGAGCGTGAGAATTTCCTGGTTGGGCAGGTGGTGAGG GTCTTGAGTGACTCAAGTGCTGCTGGCCAGCCTGGGGACCTCCAGGACGCTGTGGTGCAGGTCTCTGACGGATCCTGCTTCATCCGTGTGGTCATTACAGCCGaagctctgcaggcagaggaaaa cGCCCACCTGCAGCTCAGGCTGTCCAGCCTTAATTGCAGAATTATCGTCCTGCAGAAGTACACGGTGTGTTTTCAGGACGAGGCCAGACTG GAGGACTGCGAGTTTTACCTCACGGCCCAGCAGTTCATCGTGCTGCCCATGCAGAGGCAGAGGATGGAATCATCCGACGG GAACCAGGACCCCTCTGTGGTGAAGAAGATAAAGGAGCTCTGGCT GAGGAATCTTGCTGTGAGGAATGCTCCCAGCTCAG AGCCCTCTGTCTCTCAGCTGATTGATGCCATAGGACAGAACCAGCTGgagattttgaaggaaaatgcCGAGGAATGCTTGGATTTATggaaatcaaaggagaagccagTGACAGTGGAGGACGAGGTTCCCATCACCCAGTGGGAGGCAGAGCGCAAGAAGGAG GGTGAGGACGTTTTCACGGTCCCAGTCAGTGCCCTGGTGATCCCTCCTGAGGAGGAGGCAGTTGTTTGTGATTCTTCTGAGGCAGCATCTGCAGGGTACACAG ATACAAGccaagcagctcctggaaagAGTAGTGATGACAGGACAGTGCCAGGGGACCTGAGTGTTGTATCTCAAATCAGCT tcTGTCtccatagcagaggtgctccagcccttggatCATCCTCATGGCCTCCTATGAACGCTCCAGATCCCATCCAGCCTTTAGTTTCCTCTACAGTTGGCTCAGCCCATCTCCTTGGATTGAGTGGAGGAG GTGCCACATCACCGACCTTGTCAGACAGCCTGGAGGGATCCCTGGACAACCCCTGGAACAGGATGCCCTCATTGTCTTTGACCCCGAGCTCTTCAGATG AGAAGACCTTTCAACCTGACCCTTCCCTGAAGACCCAAAAGGATGTGGCTGCTGACAGCAACACCACCGACCTGTTGGAAGTGTGTAGCCAGAGCTCTCCCAAGGGCTCGCCCcgggcagggccagcacagacctcctctctgtccctgctgcactgCTACAGCAATCCCAGTCCGGCGGAGATCAGCACCAGTGAGGCGGCACCAGCTGCGGAGGCAGCCCGGGGTGCCCTGTGTGCTGATCAAGGCcagcagggatccaggggctcTCAGGCCACCCTGCCCACTCTTTCTCCAGTTTTTCCAGTcttgcccagcagcagcttgcaATCGCCACCTGGCAGGATTCCTCACAGGGAGCAGGCCTGCTCCAGTGGCACAGCTTCCTCTACAGATGTGTTGAAGCCTGGACTGGCTCACGCCAGGACAAAGGGAGGAGAGACTGTGGGTGCCAAGAGGAAGCTGGTGGAGGAAGATGAGCCCAGTgggcagcagcatctcccaggcACTTCaaagggcagggggagaggCAGAGGCAAGAGCTCATGGGGtgcaaagaagaggaaaaaggagacaaGACTGCGGCATAGAAAGAAGcttgaggaggaagaggaggaggaggaggaaatggagaaggaggaggaggaagagcaagCATCCCCCGCA